A genomic window from Chitinophaga pollutisoli includes:
- a CDS encoding PhoPQ-activated protein PqaA family protein, translating to MRYSMLKPFILFVAILLSAAASRAQVTPETALRAYLGNGDKSYQWSVKDSFVVGDITAYSLALVSQQWREHTWKHQLMVFVPKNIKHNGALLFITGGSLKDGEPRWTGANDGLYRAIGTIAHDRQAITAVLRQTPNQPLYNDLTEDALISFTLHNFKQSKDYSWPLLFPMVKSAVRAMDAVQELSQQKAAKPVSQFVVAGASKRGWTTWLTGANDPRVKAIAPMVIDILNMPKSLDYQIETWKEYSIQIEDYVKLGIPQQTGTPEGKAITTMVDPYSYRKSLDMPKMLFMGTNDEYWVVDNVKNYINDIPGKYLLNYVPNAGHNMGDGKQVMNGLSAFFGITFNGQHYPECSYTIKKKGKNVNVDIKATSDKLEDVVIWSADSPDLDFRNDKWSSRSLGISGKSNVSVSQPLPSAGYSAFYVDLKYSQENGQPYTVSTRVFLTDTEKVR from the coding sequence ATGAGATACAGCATGTTGAAACCTTTCATCCTTTTTGTGGCGATCCTGCTTTCCGCAGCCGCCTCCCGCGCGCAGGTAACGCCTGAAACGGCACTCCGCGCCTATCTCGGCAACGGCGATAAATCCTATCAATGGAGTGTGAAAGATTCCTTTGTAGTAGGCGATATCACTGCGTATTCCCTTGCCCTCGTTTCCCAGCAATGGCGCGAGCACACCTGGAAACACCAGCTCATGGTATTTGTGCCGAAAAACATTAAGCACAACGGCGCATTGCTGTTCATCACCGGCGGCTCGCTGAAAGATGGAGAGCCCCGCTGGACGGGCGCCAACGATGGATTATATCGCGCCATTGGCACCATCGCCCACGACCGGCAAGCCATCACGGCCGTTCTCCGCCAGACGCCGAACCAGCCGCTGTACAACGATCTTACCGAAGACGCGCTGATTTCCTTCACCCTCCACAACTTCAAACAATCGAAAGATTATTCCTGGCCGCTGCTCTTCCCGATGGTGAAAAGCGCCGTCCGCGCGATGGACGCCGTACAGGAACTTTCGCAACAAAAAGCCGCCAAACCGGTTAGTCAGTTCGTGGTGGCTGGGGCTTCCAAACGCGGCTGGACCACCTGGCTCACCGGCGCCAACGATCCCCGCGTGAAAGCCATCGCACCCATGGTAATTGACATCCTCAATATGCCCAAAAGCCTCGATTACCAGATCGAAACCTGGAAAGAATACAGCATCCAGATCGAAGATTATGTAAAGCTGGGCATCCCGCAGCAAACAGGCACCCCGGAAGGCAAAGCCATCACCACTATGGTGGATCCCTACAGCTATCGCAAATCGCTCGATATGCCGAAAATGCTTTTTATGGGCACCAACGACGAATACTGGGTAGTGGATAACGTCAAAAATTATATCAACGACATTCCCGGAAAATACCTGCTCAATTACGTTCCCAACGCCGGCCACAATATGGGCGACGGCAAACAGGTGATGAACGGGCTGAGCGCTTTCTTCGGCATCACTTTCAACGGGCAGCATTATCCCGAATGCAGCTATACCATTAAAAAGAAAGGGAAAAACGTAAATGTTGACATCAAAGCGACGTCAGATAAGCTGGAAGATGTGGTGATCTGGTCGGCGGATTCGCCGGATCTGGATTTCCGGAACGATAAGTGGTCGTCGCGCAGCCTGGGTATTTCCGGCAAATCGAATGTATCGGTTTCGCAACCGTTGCCGTCGGCCGGGTATTCCGCTTTTTATGTGGATTTGAAATACAGCCAGGAAAACGGGCAGCCTTACACGGTAAGCACCCGCGTGTTCCTCACCGATACTGAAAAAGTGAGATAA
- a CDS encoding SusC/RagA family TonB-linked outer membrane protein gives MRLRMRVVSGKACLLLLLCGYGHASAQNNTSPSVTGIVRNEAMQPVEGVAVELFSESSRAVTQAVSNEKGVFVMTKVPAGGPYFFVFSHVAYIRDTLRNYNVQEGARATLSFTLREKSRELGAVTVTALGIRRATRSLGYSVEELNGREFNRVTQENFLNAMSGKMAGVNISSTGGTGSSVNMVIRGATSLSSDNQPLFVIDGVPLANTLNNISEIGSNNKVDYGNAISDINMDNIESVTVLKGPSAAALYGSRAGNGVVLITTKTGRRVDRLTVNATQNVVFDIPYKYLQWQTKFGSGQFSAIPVSRSGNMLTNPFGSLVVENLDATYGAQLDMGYEEVQWNSPTGADGKKIPMPLVSHKNNAKDFVNTGITSASNISIANNNDLIAYRMSYANMTNKGIIPNTDLFRNSLNLNATMRLHSKFTVSANVDYSRSHSNNRPAGDRGTNPLQWLYSLSPHININDLRDYWMPGQEGIQQRTQANGVFNNPWFLAYEVNNGFVRDRVFGNVHADWQITPRLSLMVRYALDNYKEERETKIANSYLDSRNGAYGIIGISHMERNADALLTYKQRAGKFDFSVSAGGNLRYQTGKTVSNTNKAGTGLIVPGVFTLQNILPENLDAWTSRYEKGVHSVYGTANIGFRDMVYLDITGRTDWSSTLPNAEPYFYPSTSLSVLADKVAGINHPNINMIKLRGGIAKVGNDASPYQLQAVLANAGAWGNIPRLTTSGTLLNPFLKPEIATSYEGGADVVLFKDRLRFNFTYYVVENKNQIFSTKIPPSSGFSSKNINAGLLRSRGVEITLGGTPVLKKDFRWDVNVNLTRNRTRIVSLTEDMPYYVLWEEGRGGAWTYVGEDIGDIYDAELVTVKDEKSPYYGYPILDAVGKWQAIDAQNSRNKIGNFNPDFILGGQTTISYKRFSLAMTFDWRNGGDFVSQTYRYGEEHGNSQRFLDKLINPGNMKGEDLANYLKANQDQLIRVNGNYFPLVGGPTPEYNGYPFTYGPYTLPYGGVFIPGVRPTGFDPQGNPTGYAENLGGPGTLTLPYAGSTTWSFTRAFLFPASYLKLREVALSYDIPSNIVKRIGARSAGFSIYSRNIILWTAAKIGVDPEQAYQPAAGVQGSGIQFKQGIERYNVTPWSIPLGFKLNLTF, from the coding sequence ATGAGATTACGAATGCGCGTTGTTTCGGGAAAGGCCTGCCTATTACTCCTCCTGTGCGGGTATGGCCACGCATCCGCACAAAACAACACCTCCCCCTCCGTGACAGGCATCGTCCGGAACGAGGCCATGCAACCTGTAGAAGGCGTTGCCGTAGAACTGTTCAGTGAATCCTCCCGCGCTGTCACACAAGCCGTCTCCAATGAAAAAGGCGTGTTCGTGATGACGAAAGTCCCCGCCGGAGGACCGTACTTCTTCGTCTTCTCCCACGTCGCCTACATCCGCGATACCCTCCGGAATTACAACGTGCAGGAAGGCGCCAGGGCCACGCTTTCCTTTACACTCCGGGAAAAAAGCCGCGAACTGGGCGCCGTAACCGTTACCGCCCTCGGCATCCGAAGGGCCACCCGGTCGCTGGGGTATTCCGTCGAAGAACTTAACGGCCGGGAATTCAACCGCGTAACACAGGAAAACTTCCTCAACGCCATGTCCGGCAAAATGGCCGGCGTCAACATCAGCAGCACCGGGGGGACCGGCTCCTCCGTGAATATGGTCATCCGCGGCGCCACCTCCCTCAGCAGCGACAATCAGCCGCTATTCGTCATCGACGGCGTACCCCTTGCCAATACGCTCAACAATATCAGCGAAATCGGCAGTAACAATAAAGTGGACTACGGCAACGCGATCTCCGATATCAATATGGATAACATCGAAAGCGTGACCGTCCTCAAAGGCCCCAGCGCCGCGGCCCTTTACGGTTCCCGGGCGGGCAACGGCGTGGTGCTCATCACCACCAAAACCGGCCGCAGGGTCGACCGGCTGACCGTCAACGCCACGCAAAACGTAGTGTTCGACATCCCATATAAATACCTCCAGTGGCAAACGAAATTCGGGTCGGGCCAGTTTTCCGCCATTCCCGTTTCGCGCAGCGGCAACATGCTCACCAATCCCTTCGGCTCCCTGGTGGTCGAAAACCTCGACGCCACCTACGGCGCCCAACTGGATATGGGATATGAAGAAGTGCAATGGAACAGCCCAACGGGGGCCGATGGCAAGAAGATCCCCATGCCGCTGGTTTCCCACAAAAACAACGCGAAGGATTTCGTGAATACCGGCATCACTTCCGCTTCCAATATTTCCATCGCCAATAACAACGACCTGATCGCCTACCGCATGTCGTACGCGAACATGACCAACAAAGGCATCATCCCGAATACGGATCTCTTCCGCAATTCCCTCAACCTTAACGCCACGATGCGCCTCCACTCCAAATTCACGGTAAGCGCCAACGTGGATTACAGCCGCAGTCATTCCAATAACCGCCCCGCCGGCGACCGCGGCACCAACCCGCTGCAATGGCTGTACAGCCTGAGCCCACATATCAATATCAACGACCTGCGCGACTACTGGATGCCGGGGCAGGAAGGCATCCAACAGCGAACGCAGGCCAATGGCGTCTTCAATAATCCCTGGTTCCTGGCGTATGAAGTGAATAACGGCTTCGTACGCGATCGTGTTTTCGGGAATGTGCATGCTGACTGGCAGATCACGCCGCGCCTCAGCCTGATGGTCCGCTATGCGCTGGACAACTACAAGGAGGAACGCGAAACCAAAATCGCCAACAGCTACCTCGATTCCCGGAACGGCGCATACGGGATCATCGGTATCAGCCATATGGAACGCAATGCGGATGCGTTGCTAACCTATAAACAACGCGCCGGTAAATTCGATTTCTCCGTATCCGCCGGCGGCAACCTGCGCTACCAAACAGGCAAAACCGTCAGCAATACCAATAAAGCCGGTACGGGTCTCATCGTTCCCGGTGTTTTCACTTTACAGAACATACTCCCCGAAAATCTCGACGCCTGGACGTCTCGTTATGAGAAAGGCGTACACAGTGTGTACGGAACCGCCAACATCGGCTTCCGCGATATGGTTTATCTCGATATTACCGGCCGCACCGACTGGTCGAGTACGCTGCCCAATGCGGAGCCGTACTTCTATCCCAGTACCTCGCTGAGTGTGCTGGCCGATAAAGTGGCAGGTATCAACCACCCGAACATCAATATGATCAAGCTGCGGGGCGGTATTGCCAAAGTGGGCAACGACGCATCGCCCTACCAGCTGCAGGCGGTGCTCGCCAATGCGGGCGCGTGGGGCAACATCCCGAGGCTCACGACTTCCGGCACGCTCCTTAACCCTTTCCTCAAACCGGAAATCGCAACTTCATATGAAGGCGGTGCGGACGTGGTGCTTTTTAAAGACAGGTTGCGCTTCAATTTTACTTACTACGTCGTTGAAAATAAAAACCAGATCTTCTCCACCAAGATTCCCCCGTCCTCCGGTTTCTCCAGCAAGAACATCAACGCCGGACTCCTCCGCAGCCGCGGCGTGGAAATCACCCTGGGCGGCACGCCGGTGCTGAAAAAGGATTTCCGGTGGGATGTGAATGTCAACCTTACGCGCAACAGGACCCGCATCGTGAGCCTCACGGAAGACATGCCTTATTACGTGCTCTGGGAAGAAGGGCGTGGCGGGGCATGGACGTATGTGGGAGAGGATATCGGGGATATTTATGATGCGGAACTGGTAACGGTGAAGGACGAGAAATCTCCGTATTACGGATATCCTATCCTCGACGCCGTCGGCAAATGGCAGGCGATCGATGCGCAAAATTCCCGGAACAAGATCGGCAACTTCAACCCGGATTTCATTCTTGGCGGTCAAACCACGATCAGCTACAAACGATTTAGCCTGGCGATGACCTTCGACTGGCGGAATGGCGGTGACTTCGTTTCGCAGACTTACCGTTATGGTGAAGAACATGGCAATTCACAGCGTTTCCTCGACAAGCTGATCAATCCCGGCAATATGAAAGGGGAGGACCTGGCCAATTACCTGAAAGCGAACCAGGACCAGCTGATACGCGTCAACGGGAATTATTTCCCGCTGGTGGGCGGGCCAACGCCGGAATACAACGGTTATCCCTTTACCTACGGTCCTTACACGCTGCCCTACGGCGGTGTGTTCATTCCCGGTGTGCGGCCTACAGGATTCGATCCGCAGGGCAATCCCACGGGATATGCGGAGAACCTGGGCGGACCCGGGACACTCACGCTACCGTATGCGGGCAGTACCACCTGGTCGTTCACCCGTGCGTTCCTGTTTCCGGCATCTTACCTTAAACTGCGGGAAGTGGCGCTCTCTTACGACATCCCTTCGAACATTGTGAAGCGCATCGGGGCGAGGAGCGCGGGCTTTTCCATTTACAGCCGCAACATTATTTTATGGACCGCCGCCAAAATCGGGGTGGATCCCGAGCAGGCATACCAGCCCGCGGCGGGCGTTCAAGGCTCGGGCATACAGTTCAAACAGGGCATTGAACGGTATAACGTGACGCCCTGGTCTATTCCGCTGGGTTTCAAACTTAACCTGACATTCTAA
- a CDS encoding VOC family protein, with product MKKHIALAAFLLFSFPLFAQQTAKPSTMKMNAGIITAKLAETKKFYTETLGFGVTFENEFYLLMHTPGEASEISFLLPKHPSQQPLFQQPFGGQGMYLTIEVEDVDKVYKAIQAKGVPIKIELRDEPWGDRHFAIQDPNGIGIDIVTYAPPAQ from the coding sequence ATGAAAAAACATATCGCCCTCGCGGCTTTCCTGCTCTTCTCCTTTCCGTTATTCGCTCAACAAACCGCAAAACCTTCGACCATGAAAATGAATGCCGGCATCATCACCGCCAAACTCGCCGAAACAAAAAAATTCTACACCGAAACCCTGGGCTTCGGCGTAACGTTCGAGAATGAATTCTACCTGCTGATGCACACGCCCGGGGAGGCTTCGGAGATCAGCTTCCTGCTGCCGAAACACCCTTCGCAGCAGCCGCTGTTCCAACAACCGTTCGGAGGACAGGGCATGTACCTGACCATCGAAGTGGAAGACGTCGATAAAGTGTACAAAGCGATACAGGCGAAGGGTGTTCCCATCAAAATCGAATTACGCGACGAGCCCTGGGGTGATCGCCACTTCGCCATCCAGGACCCCAACGGCATCGGGATCGATATCGTGACATACGCGCCGCCAGCGCAGTAA
- a CDS encoding FecR domain-containing protein, which yields MAHPRGSSHAGGCCGHLVHDAPGNTLAPVAQAPREMPLEVLHNTTGKPLEHRLPDGSDVLLQPGASLQYPIPFNTNTRNITLSGKARFDVAKNPAPFTVSAGKTNTTALGTVFEITSLPGTPTTVLLISGKVKVQTGNSKDVILRPGEQLRYDASLHTVEVTRPETPARKTPAVAQIPPPKETIPTSAIIHFDNTPLTTLFRQIEARENLQVICDPATLRDRYFTGSYNSGKESLDNFLQTIAVLNNLQIRLSGDSLLVSP from the coding sequence TTGGCGCATCCCCGCGGTAGCAGCCATGCTGGCGGTTGCTGCGGCCATTTGGTTCATGACGCGCCCGGCAACACCCTCGCCCCCGTGGCGCAGGCGCCACGGGAAATGCCCCTGGAAGTCCTCCATAACACTACCGGCAAACCCCTCGAACACCGCCTCCCCGACGGGTCAGACGTACTCCTCCAACCAGGCGCCTCCCTCCAATACCCGATTCCCTTCAACACCAACACCAGAAATATCACCCTCTCCGGTAAAGCCCGCTTCGATGTCGCCAAAAATCCCGCGCCATTCACCGTCTCCGCCGGAAAAACAAACACCACCGCCCTCGGGACCGTCTTCGAAATCACGTCCCTCCCCGGCACCCCCACCACCGTACTCCTCATCAGCGGGAAAGTGAAAGTCCAGACCGGCAACAGCAAAGACGTCATCCTCCGCCCCGGCGAACAACTCCGCTACGACGCTTCCCTGCACACCGTGGAAGTCACCCGCCCGGAGACTCCCGCCCGTAAAACCCCCGCCGTCGCACAAATCCCGCCACCCAAAGAAACTATTCCTACATCCGCTATAATACATTTCGATAACACCCCGCTGACAACACTCTTCCGGCAAATCGAAGCCCGCGAAAATCTGCAGGTCATCTGCGACCCCGCAACCCTACGCGACCGTTACTTCACCGGATCATACAACAGCGGCAAAGAATCCCTGGACAATTTCCTGCAGACGATCGCCGTGCTGAATAACCTGCAGATACGCCTATCGGGCGACAGCTTGCTCGTCTCCCCCTGA
- a CDS encoding helix-turn-helix domain-containing protein: MQAFSHIRDLYKPIQPAVPATGEAVSYVELLPCPALQPYIYCYWQLKTNAPATEPFPYRVVADGCMDIFFEPGNPAETWVMGIADAYTEFPLTGDFQYAGIRFLPGIFPQLYHLSAETLTGRTENLRHIDPQLADTLVHRCAGIQHPEAMCLLLDEIFLSLIAAKTISPDGRFYDALDLILRHSGTIQVEKEVQTGISPRQLRRLFGQYIGDTPKAFSSIVRFQRILQAKPSSRSLRESKLFFDAGYYDQSHFIREFRRFYGQTPGQAWGR, encoded by the coding sequence ATGCAAGCCTTCTCCCATATCCGGGACCTGTACAAGCCCATCCAGCCCGCCGTTCCCGCCACTGGCGAAGCGGTTTCCTATGTGGAGCTGCTCCCCTGCCCCGCGTTGCAACCTTATATTTATTGTTACTGGCAGTTGAAAACGAACGCACCCGCCACGGAACCCTTTCCGTATCGCGTGGTGGCCGACGGATGCATGGATATTTTCTTCGAACCCGGCAACCCCGCCGAAACCTGGGTAATGGGCATCGCCGATGCGTATACGGAGTTTCCGCTGACGGGTGACTTCCAATATGCGGGCATCCGGTTCCTGCCGGGCATCTTCCCGCAGCTGTATCATCTTTCCGCCGAAACTTTAACCGGCCGCACGGAAAACCTCCGGCACATCGATCCGCAATTAGCCGATACCCTGGTCCACCGCTGCGCCGGCATTCAACATCCGGAAGCGATGTGCCTGTTGCTGGATGAGATTTTCCTGTCGCTCATCGCCGCGAAAACGATTAGTCCCGACGGGCGGTTTTACGACGCCCTCGACCTCATCCTTCGCCACAGCGGCACCATCCAGGTAGAAAAGGAAGTGCAAACGGGGATCAGCCCGCGCCAGCTCCGGCGGTTGTTCGGGCAATACATCGGCGACACGCCCAAAGCCTTCAGCAGTATCGTCCGCTTCCAGCGGATATTACAGGCAAAACCCTCCTCCCGCAGCCTGCGGGAAAGCAAATTATTCTTCGACGCCGGTTATTACGACCAGTCGCATTTCATCCGCGAATTCAGGCGGTTCTATGGCCAAACGCCCGGCCAGGCCTGGGGCAGGTAG
- a CDS encoding RNA polymerase sigma-70 factor — protein MRYTAQDIRLGNMAAFRMVYQMYHQKLYFFTLRHVQSSYVAEETVQLTFIRLWERRESLSPDVPLGQQVFRIAKSIMIDLLRKQYVRERHTGMLSEGMEREQPAFDLDRKQELERVYLCIENLSPVRRHVFRMSRLEGWTHKQIAEALSISPRTVENHILRAVHQLRKALML, from the coding sequence ATGCGATACACCGCGCAGGATATCAGGCTTGGTAATATGGCTGCTTTCAGGATGGTATATCAGATGTACCATCAGAAGTTGTATTTCTTCACGCTGCGGCATGTACAATCGTCGTATGTGGCGGAGGAGACGGTGCAGCTGACGTTTATCCGGTTATGGGAGCGGCGGGAGTCGTTATCGCCGGATGTGCCGCTGGGGCAGCAGGTTTTCCGTATTGCGAAGAGCATCATGATTGATTTGTTGCGGAAGCAATATGTGCGGGAGCGGCATACGGGGATGTTGTCGGAGGGGATGGAGCGTGAGCAGCCGGCATTTGATCTGGACCGGAAGCAGGAGTTGGAGCGGGTGTATTTGTGCATAGAGAATTTGTCGCCGGTGCGGCGGCATGTGTTCCGGATGAGCCGGCTGGAGGGGTGGACGCATAAGCAGATCGCGGAAGCTTTGTCGATATCCCCGCGGACGGTGGAGAATCATATCCTCCGGGCGGTGCACCAGTTGCGAAAGGCATTGATGCTATGA
- a CDS encoding D-glycerate dehydrogenase, with protein sequence MKIFITRHIPEPGLQLLREAGIAFTEHTEKRNLTLEELIEGCKGMDALLSVGGNKLNAEFLQASRHLKVIALMSAGYDNLDVDTATALGIPVGNTPGVLSNATADTAFLLMLAVSRKAFFMHKMIEKGDWGFFDPTANLGMELNGRTLGIFGMGSIGTALARKCRGAFDMPVIYHNRSRNEAAEKELGAKYVSFDELLEQSDVLSVHAALTPQTEGVFNAAAFRKMKPKAIFVNAARGAMHNENDLLEALRSHRIWGAGLDVTNPEPMDKHNLLLQMPNVAVLPHIGSATEEARGGMARMAAENIIAGLKGLPLPHPINKVIPRTS encoded by the coding sequence ATGAAAATCTTCATCACCCGACATATTCCTGAACCCGGATTGCAGTTGCTGCGCGAAGCGGGGATTGCATTCACGGAGCATACCGAGAAGCGCAACCTTACGCTGGAAGAATTGATCGAAGGTTGTAAAGGCATGGATGCGTTACTGAGCGTGGGCGGCAATAAGCTGAACGCGGAATTTTTACAGGCGAGCAGGCATTTGAAAGTGATCGCCCTCATGTCTGCCGGGTACGACAATCTCGATGTGGATACGGCCACCGCGCTGGGGATTCCCGTCGGCAATACGCCCGGCGTGCTGAGCAATGCCACGGCTGATACGGCTTTTTTGCTGATGCTGGCGGTTTCGCGGAAGGCGTTTTTCATGCATAAGATGATTGAAAAGGGAGACTGGGGCTTCTTCGACCCCACGGCCAACCTCGGCATGGAGCTTAACGGGCGCACGCTGGGGATTTTCGGGATGGGCAGCATCGGCACGGCGCTGGCCCGCAAATGCCGCGGCGCTTTCGATATGCCGGTGATCTACCACAACCGCAGCCGGAACGAAGCGGCGGAAAAGGAACTGGGCGCGAAATACGTAAGCTTCGATGAATTGCTGGAACAAAGCGACGTGCTTAGCGTGCATGCCGCGCTGACGCCGCAAACAGAAGGCGTTTTCAACGCGGCCGCTTTCCGGAAGATGAAACCTAAAGCGATTTTTGTGAACGCCGCACGGGGCGCCATGCACAACGAAAACGACCTCCTGGAAGCCCTGCGCAGCCACCGGATATGGGGCGCGGGACTGGATGTCACCAACCCCGAGCCGATGGACAAGCACAACCTGCTGCTGCAAATGCCCAATGTGGCGGTACTGCCCCACATCGGATCGGCAACGGAAGAAGCGCGCGGCGGCATGGCGCGCATGGCGGCGGAGAATATCATCGCGGGACTGAAAGGCCTGCCCCTTCCGCATCCCATCAACAAAGTGATCCCGCGCACAAGCTGA
- a CDS encoding phytanoyl-CoA dioxygenase family protein, protein MHPGYPSNEQFAENGFAVVPQVFSDGQIQAITKAIASADTSSSTFRKSADLFAVRRFLHEIPCIQPLVLTKELMQIVETFAGKDYVPVKSIYFDKPPESNWFVSYHQDLTISVNRKTAAEGFGPWTTKPGQFAVQPPLSILEKNITLRIHLDDTNGENGALRVVPGSHQRGIYRSETIDWQHETETACLVPKGGVMLMRPLLLHASGRTTNGRRRRVIHIEFSNQALPEGMLWSELLT, encoded by the coding sequence ATGCATCCCGGTTATCCCTCCAACGAACAATTCGCCGAAAACGGTTTTGCCGTTGTTCCGCAAGTATTTTCTGACGGTCAGATACAAGCTATCACCAAAGCCATTGCCTCGGCCGACACATCTTCTTCCACCTTCCGGAAATCCGCGGACCTTTTTGCCGTCAGGCGCTTCCTGCACGAAATCCCCTGCATTCAGCCGCTTGTACTCACAAAGGAACTAATGCAGATAGTGGAAACCTTTGCCGGGAAGGATTACGTTCCTGTCAAATCCATCTATTTCGACAAACCACCGGAATCCAATTGGTTCGTGTCCTATCACCAGGATCTCACCATTTCGGTTAACCGTAAAACAGCAGCGGAAGGCTTCGGTCCCTGGACTACCAAACCAGGTCAATTCGCCGTACAACCTCCGCTATCCATTTTAGAAAAAAATATCACTTTACGCATTCATCTTGATGACACAAATGGCGAGAATGGCGCCCTGAGGGTAGTTCCAGGATCTCACCAAAGAGGTATTTACCGATCAGAAACGATCGATTGGCAACACGAAACAGAAACGGCCTGCCTGGTACCTAAAGGCGGCGTCATGCTCATGCGGCCGTTGCTCCTTCACGCATCCGGACGAACCACCAACGGTCGCCGCAGGCGCGTCATTCATATCGAGTTCAGCAACCAGGCACTGCCCGAAGGGATGCTTTGGTCGGAGTTGCTGACATGA
- a CDS encoding SusD/RagB family nutrient-binding outer membrane lipoprotein, whose amino-acid sequence MKSRLILSICCLLLLMGPSCKKHLMSLNENPNGANPDDTNPGFVLSTVLTETGKNYVNLGFQDLAGVMQHTQKDGWVGTHNEYDWGGSNSWTPYYDILRNNQLVHDKAKAAGFELHEGVSLVMKAMLFGLLTDLYGDVPYSQALRGDQEGAGNAAPACDPQQAVYTGILADLERANQLLSKPKNQYTAPIDAVDVYYQGDPAKWRKMANSLALRYYMRLAEKLPAVARPGIEKIVADPAQYPLILSAADDATMAFVGTSDADSWPSNATYDREAGSRYRRIKMCSTFVNKLQSLGDPRLGVWARKVECFLLVDDTKPSGTGNVYQPRDTIVNGEPRKVRYLSPDVLSSRGLTVADINQDQDYVGLPPALAGPAVYNMSNDAAQASTNAHVSWLNDIYKEAKGPLLKARFISAAEVHFILSEAALKGWAAGDAETHYRKGIESSFVAWGIGAQLGAYMAGPAGTFQGTQRQIVEQKWIAAWTNATEAWADYKRTGFPVLSAGPNAKGPVVPVRFYYMLDERNLNNTNIMAAAAKLEVTTYSAFGANGPQNSPWSKPWVISGTGKPW is encoded by the coding sequence ATGAAAAGCAGACTGATTCTCTCCATATGTTGTCTTTTGCTGTTGATGGGGCCCTCGTGCAAGAAGCACCTCATGTCGCTCAACGAGAACCCTAACGGCGCCAACCCTGACGATACCAATCCCGGCTTCGTGTTATCTACCGTGCTGACGGAAACCGGCAAAAACTACGTCAACCTCGGGTTCCAGGATCTCGCGGGCGTGATGCAGCATACGCAGAAAGACGGCTGGGTGGGCACGCATAACGAATACGACTGGGGCGGCAGCAACAGCTGGACGCCCTATTACGATATCCTCCGTAACAACCAGCTGGTGCACGACAAGGCCAAAGCCGCGGGGTTTGAACTGCATGAAGGCGTTTCCCTCGTAATGAAAGCCATGCTGTTCGGCCTGTTGACGGATTTGTACGGAGACGTACCTTACAGCCAGGCGCTCCGTGGCGACCAGGAAGGCGCCGGCAACGCGGCTCCCGCCTGCGATCCGCAACAAGCGGTGTATACCGGCATCCTGGCGGACCTCGAACGTGCGAACCAGCTTCTTTCCAAACCGAAAAATCAATACACGGCCCCCATCGACGCCGTGGACGTCTATTACCAGGGCGACCCCGCCAAATGGCGTAAAATGGCCAACTCCCTGGCGCTCCGCTACTACATGCGCCTTGCCGAGAAGCTGCCCGCCGTGGCCCGCCCCGGCATCGAAAAGATCGTGGCCGACCCGGCGCAGTATCCCCTCATCCTCAGCGCCGCCGACGATGCCACCATGGCTTTCGTGGGCACCAGCGACGCGGACTCCTGGCCTTCCAACGCCACTTACGACCGCGAAGCGGGCAGCCGCTACCGTCGCATTAAAATGTGCAGTACATTCGTAAATAAACTGCAATCGCTTGGTGATCCCCGGCTCGGCGTATGGGCCCGGAAAGTGGAGTGCTTCCTGCTGGTTGATGATACCAAACCCTCAGGCACAGGCAACGTCTACCAGCCCCGCGATACCATCGTAAACGGCGAGCCCCGGAAAGTGCGTTACCTCTCGCCCGATGTGCTGTCCTCCCGGGGCCTCACGGTGGCAGACATCAACCAGGACCAGGACTATGTGGGCCTGCCGCCCGCGCTCGCAGGGCCTGCCGTGTACAACATGAGCAACGACGCGGCGCAGGCTTCCACGAACGCGCATGTGTCGTGGTTGAATGATATTTATAAGGAAGCGAAAGGCCCGCTGTTGAAGGCCCGCTTTATTTCCGCGGCTGAAGTTCATTTCATTCTGTCCGAAGCCGCGCTGAAAGGCTGGGCGGCCGGTGATGCGGAAACGCACTACCGTAAAGGGATTGAGTCCTCCTTCGTAGCCTGGGGCATTGGCGCGCAATTGGGTGCGTATATGGCCGGCCCTGCCGGAACCTTCCAGGGCACGCAGCGGCAGATTGTAGAACAGAAATGGATCGCGGCGTGGACGAATGCCACAGAGGCCTGGGCCGATTACAAAAGAACAGGCTTCCCGGTGCTGAGTGCCGGGCCGAATGCGAAAGGGCCCGTAGTGCCTGTACGCTTCTATTATATGCTCGACGAAAGAAACCTGAACAATACCAATATCATGGCCGCCGCCGCCAAACTGGAAGTAACGACGTATTCCGCATTCGGCGCCAACGGCCCGCAGAACAGCCCCTGGTCGAAGCCCTGGGTGATCAGCGGAACGGGCAAACCATGGTAA